In Halopseudomonas nanhaiensis, a single window of DNA contains:
- a CDS encoding integrase domain-containing protein — protein MRAAGRLLLNREAAKKSLSFQSIASVDQAWLKFAEHAYELGIRRLEQITFDLVKSYGEGLADDVLDDLYAAAYAQRLVSAVNTVMHLANRSWRTVKPVADCGIARRVAVRRFAPSGMDDADVQSAVEDMRSKGQTAAAAVTLLAKSLGLRLKEASLLDAAKALRQAEMHGSIDVTDGTKGGRSRTVPVIRIDQFAALRTAASVQSQGRSVIPSDLDWKNFREGQLKAARLTLKAHRIHKYHDLRAAYACRRYAELTGHPAPVVSGRIVDRQIDHDARRIISRELGHNRISVVAAYVGGLRCTR, from the coding sequence ATGCGAGCAGCGGGGCGCCTGCTGCTCAACAGAGAAGCAGCTAAGAAGTCCCTTTCTTTCCAGTCAATTGCCAGTGTCGATCAGGCGTGGCTGAAGTTCGCCGAGCATGCCTACGAACTGGGCATCAGACGCCTCGAACAGATCACCTTCGATTTGGTGAAATCGTACGGAGAGGGTCTGGCTGACGATGTGCTAGACGACCTCTACGCCGCGGCGTACGCGCAGCGGTTGGTTAGTGCGGTGAATACCGTCATGCATTTGGCCAATCGGTCTTGGCGCACAGTCAAGCCGGTGGCTGACTGCGGCATCGCGCGGCGCGTGGCTGTTCGAAGATTCGCCCCGTCCGGGATGGATGATGCAGATGTGCAGTCAGCGGTCGAGGACATGCGGAGCAAGGGGCAAACCGCAGCAGCTGCAGTAACGCTTCTCGCCAAAAGCCTTGGCTTGCGCCTTAAGGAAGCTTCGCTGCTTGATGCCGCGAAAGCACTGAGGCAGGCGGAAATGCACGGTTCGATCGACGTGACTGACGGCACCAAAGGTGGCAGATCCAGAACCGTGCCCGTGATCCGTATAGATCAGTTCGCCGCCCTACGAACCGCTGCGAGCGTCCAGAGCCAGGGGAGATCAGTAATACCGTCGGATCTCGACTGGAAAAACTTTAGAGAGGGGCAACTCAAGGCAGCGCGGTTAACGCTGAAGGCGCACCGTATCCACAAATACCATGACCTGCGAGCGGCCTATGCCTGTCGGCGTTACGCCGAGCTGACCGGTCATCCCGCGCCGGTGGTTTCAGGACGGATTGTTGACCGGCAGATCGATCATGATGCCCGACGCATCATTTCCCGTGAGCTGGGCCATAATCGGATCAGCGTCGTAGCTGCGTATGTAGGAGGCCTGCGATGCACCCGCTAA
- a CDS encoding tyrosine-type recombinase/integrase → MPRIAKELSATEVRRLTAPGLYAVGGVPGLLLQVGSGQSRSWVLRTMVGSRRRDIGLGGFPAVTLADARLTAREMRDSIRSGIDPIEERKQAKASLVASQAQRRTFAELAREVYAVKQLEFKNAKHSAQWINTLETYAFPHFGDRAIAEISADDVLGALRDLWLTKNETATRVRQRMDNVFTYAIQNRYCSGPSPASWAESLKGRLPDPSKLVKKAGGKKHHPRVSIEAVPGFMKDLMTRESVSARALAFAVLTAARSGEIRSAAWDEIDLQSRVWTVPAERMKSGRLHRVPLSSEAVRLLESCSRTRGSRLIFPGKGGNPLSDNTLSKLIKNMHEQAVKKGGTGYIDKQQGRIATPHGTARSTFKDWSRRNTSYRMPSGDVSSFPDEWAELALAHVNDDATRAAYARDELLEERRILMQAWADYVMSGQGKRR, encoded by the coding sequence ATGCCTCGTATCGCTAAAGAATTATCCGCAACGGAAGTCAGACGATTGACCGCTCCGGGGCTCTACGCCGTTGGAGGCGTACCGGGGCTTTTGCTCCAGGTCGGCTCCGGACAATCACGCTCCTGGGTCCTACGCACCATGGTCGGAAGCAGACGTCGAGACATTGGTTTGGGCGGTTTTCCCGCTGTGACCCTGGCCGATGCACGGCTCACCGCTCGGGAGATGCGAGATTCGATTCGCTCCGGCATTGATCCCATCGAGGAGCGCAAGCAGGCCAAGGCCTCGCTTGTGGCCAGTCAGGCGCAAAGGCGCACCTTCGCCGAGCTGGCTCGCGAGGTGTATGCGGTCAAGCAGCTGGAGTTTAAAAACGCAAAGCACTCAGCCCAATGGATCAATACGCTCGAAACCTATGCGTTCCCGCACTTCGGTGATCGGGCCATCGCTGAAATCAGCGCTGACGATGTCCTTGGCGCGCTTCGCGATCTCTGGTTGACTAAGAACGAAACCGCTACACGTGTCCGCCAGCGGATGGATAATGTGTTCACCTACGCCATCCAGAATCGCTACTGCAGCGGCCCTAGTCCGGCATCTTGGGCGGAGTCGCTGAAGGGCCGGCTGCCGGACCCTTCCAAGCTGGTCAAGAAAGCCGGAGGGAAGAAACACCATCCGCGTGTGTCGATCGAGGCGGTGCCGGGCTTCATGAAAGACCTCATGACACGAGAATCTGTCAGTGCTCGCGCCCTCGCCTTCGCCGTTCTCACCGCAGCACGATCTGGCGAAATTCGAAGCGCCGCCTGGGATGAAATCGATCTTCAAAGTCGTGTCTGGACCGTGCCGGCTGAACGGATGAAATCCGGTCGGCTGCATAGGGTGCCGCTGTCGAGCGAGGCTGTACGTCTGCTCGAATCCTGCTCTCGCACGCGCGGATCGAGGCTTATATTTCCCGGCAAGGGTGGCAATCCGTTGTCCGATAACACGCTGTCGAAACTGATCAAGAACATGCACGAGCAGGCCGTGAAAAAGGGCGGCACGGGATATATCGACAAACAACAAGGGCGCATCGCGACTCCGCATGGCACGGCTCGTAGTACGTTTAAGGACTGGTCGCGACGCAACACCAGTTATCGCATGCCCAGCGGCGATGTGAGCAGCTTTCCGGATGAGTGGGCTGAGCTGGCTCTAGCTCACGTCAATGATGACGCCACCCGAGCGGCTTATGCTCGGGACGAGCTACTCGAAGAGCGACGGATTCTTATGCAGGCTTGGGCCGATTATGTGATGTCTGGCCAGGGGAAGCGGCGCTGA
- a CDS encoding tyrosine-type recombinase/integrase: protein MTTLPLHAQVLTRHPSVQEWLELLGNLGRAPATLDAYGRGLSHYLLHCEGRGLRPEFATFEQVTLYIRELLPGAKNAVANSTLQQRLTAIRLWYDHLVFQGLRKQNPVPRGQHGRLLQVPGHEGFVRGLVPRLTKLPQIPTDEQWRHFLGIAARSSIRDRLMLSLAYFGALRRSELVALRIEDLDVAHRLISVRAETTKGKRSRVVCYSPNIAPTLIEHLYALRGAGWIRGSLFRSESDRNRGSSLTRWTWSKTVEGWAREANLPHLSTHTFRHLRLTHLARAGWKLHELTTYAGHRDPKTTLIYLHLSGADLTAKMAHSVGSLDARMVSELFEHQASQ from the coding sequence ATGACCACTCTGCCTTTGCACGCTCAAGTGTTAACTCGCCATCCCAGTGTTCAAGAGTGGCTGGAGCTACTGGGTAATCTGGGGCGTGCGCCGGCCACCCTTGACGCCTATGGCCGTGGCCTTTCGCATTATTTATTACATTGCGAAGGACGCGGGTTGAGACCCGAATTCGCGACATTCGAACAGGTCACGCTCTACATCCGTGAGCTGTTACCGGGCGCAAAGAATGCAGTAGCAAATTCGACCTTGCAGCAACGACTCACCGCCATCAGGTTGTGGTACGACCACCTGGTTTTCCAGGGGCTTCGCAAGCAAAACCCTGTCCCTCGTGGGCAACATGGTCGGCTGTTACAAGTACCTGGACATGAAGGGTTCGTCAGGGGCCTAGTCCCACGGCTAACTAAGCTGCCGCAGATTCCGACCGATGAGCAATGGCGTCACTTTCTCGGTATTGCGGCCAGGTCGTCTATCCGTGATCGGCTCATGCTGTCGCTGGCGTATTTTGGGGCTCTCCGCCGCTCCGAGTTGGTAGCTTTGCGCATTGAAGATTTAGACGTTGCACATCGCCTGATTTCGGTTCGGGCAGAAACGACCAAGGGCAAACGCAGCCGTGTTGTGTGCTATAGCCCAAACATTGCACCCACCTTAATTGAGCATCTATATGCTCTTCGCGGCGCGGGCTGGATAAGGGGTTCGTTGTTTCGATCTGAGTCGGACCGTAATCGAGGCTCGTCACTGACCCGTTGGACGTGGAGTAAAACGGTCGAAGGGTGGGCCAGGGAAGCGAACCTACCGCACCTGAGCACGCACACCTTTCGCCACCTTCGGCTTACCCATCTGGCCCGTGCTGGCTGGAAGCTTCATGAATTAACCACATATGCTGGGCATCGAGACCCCAAGACTACTTTGATTTACCTTCACCTATCGGGCGCGGATCTGACTGCAAAGATGGCGCATTCCGTGGGCAGTCTGGATGCTCGCATGGTCTCTGAACTCTTCGAGCATCAGGCATCGCAATGA
- a CDS encoding LexA family protein: MSTADILAPLGSSAIELPFFSARVPAGFPSPAQDHMEQSISLDALLDIDAPHTYLVRAHGDSMVGAGIFDEDVLIVSRAATPKHGDIIIAAINGDTFVKRLTFQSGQVVLCSENPKYPPRYILEGDELLVWGVVTDSIRRHGNHA; encoded by the coding sequence ATGAGCACTGCAGATATTCTTGCGCCCCTTGGTAGCTCCGCCATCGAGCTTCCCTTTTTTTCAGCCCGGGTTCCTGCCGGGTTTCCTAGCCCTGCTCAAGACCACATGGAGCAGTCGATTTCATTGGATGCGTTGCTGGATATCGATGCCCCGCATACCTATCTGGTGCGGGCCCATGGCGACAGCATGGTCGGAGCAGGCATCTTCGACGAAGACGTGCTGATCGTCAGCCGCGCCGCCACGCCGAAGCACGGCGACATCATCATCGCAGCTATCAATGGCGACACGTTCGTGAAGCGCCTGACGTTCCAGTCAGGCCAGGTCGTGCTCTGTTCAGAAAATCCCAAGTACCCGCCACGCTATATCCTGGAAGGCGATGAGCTGCTGGTATGGGGCGTTGTGACCGACAGCATCCGCCGGCACGGTAACCATGCCTGA
- a CDS encoding helix-turn-helix domain-containing protein, with the protein MEQQKPIQAAFGSVLRTSRRNAGLSQEALALDCGLDRTYISLLERGLRQPTLESLFAIGRSLRVAPHQLVKKVEDSLS; encoded by the coding sequence ATGGAACAACAGAAACCTATCCAGGCCGCGTTTGGCTCAGTGCTGCGTACTTCGCGTCGCAATGCGGGGCTGTCTCAGGAAGCGTTGGCGCTCGATTGCGGACTCGATCGCACCTACATCTCGCTGCTTGAACGCGGCCTCCGGCAACCAACCCTGGAGTCCCTTTTCGCGATAGGTAGAAGCTTGCGCGTCGCACCTCATCAGCTCGTTAAGAAGGTCGAAGATTCACTGAGCTAA